From the genome of Halomonas sp. MCCC 1A13316, one region includes:
- a CDS encoding oxidoreductase, with translation MRKQTFGVGLIGFGTAGRIFHTPLIQATPGLELLAVVSSSAERVHETLPEVEVMPKAAALFARSDIDLVVIASPNETHYPLAKAALAAGKHLVIDKPFTVSLSEARLLKAEADKAECMISVFHNRRWDSDFRTLQALVEEGVVGRPVSLELRFDRFRPAVADRWREQHKPGSGIWYDLGSHLLDQARTLFGMPRAILLDLMAARDGAEVDDEFHALLDYDTLRVTLRASSLVAEPTPQQALHGTRGSFVKYGRDPQENWLKEGRTPARDWGVDPRPGQLTLAEGADGKLVTREHPGLPGDYLAYYAGIVEALTNGAPVPVSVEEGIGVMTLLEAGLDSYRQNRWIRLKEGNGNLRLLHRHG, from the coding sequence ATGCGCAAGCAGACCTTCGGTGTCGGCCTGATCGGTTTTGGCACTGCCGGCCGGATCTTTCACACCCCGCTGATCCAGGCCACGCCCGGGCTGGAATTGCTGGCCGTGGTCAGCAGCTCGGCCGAGCGAGTGCATGAAACGCTGCCCGAAGTCGAGGTGATGCCCAAGGCGGCGGCGCTGTTCGCCCGCTCGGATATCGACCTGGTGGTCATCGCCAGCCCCAACGAGACCCACTATCCGCTGGCCAAGGCGGCGCTTGCCGCCGGCAAGCATCTGGTGATCGACAAGCCATTCACCGTCTCGCTCTCCGAGGCCCGGCTGCTCAAGGCAGAGGCCGACAAGGCCGAGTGCATGATCAGCGTCTTTCACAACCGTCGCTGGGACAGCGATTTTCGTACTCTGCAAGCATTGGTCGAGGAGGGCGTCGTAGGCCGCCCGGTCTCGCTCGAGCTACGCTTCGACCGCTTCCGGCCGGCGGTGGCCGACCGCTGGCGCGAACAGCACAAGCCGGGCAGCGGTATCTGGTACGACCTGGGTTCGCACCTGCTCGACCAGGCCCGTACATTGTTCGGCATGCCGCGGGCGATTCTGCTCGACTTGATGGCGGCACGAGACGGCGCCGAGGTGGACGACGAGTTTCATGCCCTGCTGGATTACGACACGCTCCGGGTCACCCTGCGGGCCAGTTCGCTGGTGGCAGAGCCGACGCCGCAGCAGGCACTGCACGGCACCAGGGGCAGTTTCGTCAAGTATGGTCGCGACCCTCAGGAGAACTGGCTGAAGGAGGGGCGTACGCCTGCACGCGACTGGGGCGTTGACCCTCGCCCTGGGCAGCTGACCTTGGCCGAGGGCGCCGACGGAAAACTGGTAACGCGTGAACACCCGGGGCTCCCCGGCGACTACCTGGCCTACTACGCCGGCATCGTCGAGGCTCTGACGAACGGTGCGCCGGTACCGGTCAGCGTGGAGGAGGGGATCGGGGTCATGACCCTGCTGGAGGCGGGGCTCGACAGTTATCGCCAGAACCGCTGGATCCGCC
- the ilvD gene encoding dihydroxy-acid dehydratase — MPEYRSRTTTAGRNMAGARALWRATGMKDDDFHKPIIAVANSFTQFVPGHVHLKDMGQLVAREIEKAGGVAKEFNTIAVDDGIAMGHDGMLYSLPSRDIIADSVEYMVNAHCADALVCISNCDKITPGMLMAAMRLNVPVIFVSGGPMEAGKTKLLDHGLDLVDAMVMAADDSVDDETLAEVERSACPTCGSCSGMFTANSMNCLTEALGLALPGNGTVLATHADRRRLFETAGHRIVELAKRYYEGDEAHLLPRAIGSKAAFKNAMTLDIAMGGSTNTILHLLAAAQEAEIDFTLADIDRLSREVPQLCKVAPNTQKYHIEDVHRAGGIMAILGELDRAGVLDTRVPTVYGDSLKAALDEWDIMRSPSPDVVEFFKAGPGGVPTQVAFSQSARWPSLDGDRASGCIRDLEHAFSKEGGLAVLYGNIAVDGCVVKTAGVDESILVFEGPAHVVESQDQAVEHVLAGQVKEGEVVVIRYEGPKGGPGMQEMLYPTSYLKSKGLGKACALLTDGRFSGGTSGLSIGHVSPEAAAGGAIGLVRSGDIIRIDIPNRRIDVKLSDSELAARREAEEARGSQAWKPSIQRVRKVSAALKAYALLATSADKGAVRDLSKLD, encoded by the coding sequence ATGCCCGAATATCGCTCTCGTACCACCACTGCCGGCCGCAACATGGCCGGAGCCCGCGCACTGTGGCGCGCCACCGGCATGAAGGACGACGATTTCCACAAGCCGATCATCGCCGTGGCCAATTCCTTTACTCAGTTCGTGCCCGGGCACGTGCACCTCAAGGACATGGGCCAACTGGTGGCGCGGGAGATCGAGAAGGCCGGCGGGGTAGCCAAGGAGTTCAATACCATCGCCGTGGACGATGGCATCGCCATGGGCCATGACGGCATGCTCTATTCGTTGCCGAGCCGCGACATCATCGCCGACAGCGTCGAGTATATGGTCAACGCCCACTGCGCCGACGCCCTGGTATGCATCTCCAACTGCGACAAGATCACCCCGGGGATGCTGATGGCCGCCATGCGCCTCAACGTCCCGGTGATCTTCGTCTCCGGCGGACCGATGGAAGCTGGCAAGACCAAGCTGCTCGACCATGGCCTCGACCTGGTCGATGCCATGGTCATGGCCGCCGACGACTCGGTTGACGACGAGACCCTGGCCGAAGTGGAGCGCAGTGCTTGCCCCACCTGCGGTAGCTGCTCGGGCATGTTTACCGCCAACTCGATGAACTGTCTGACCGAGGCGTTGGGCCTGGCGCTGCCGGGCAATGGCACCGTGCTTGCCACTCACGCCGATCGTCGTCGCCTGTTCGAGACCGCCGGCCATCGCATCGTCGAGCTGGCCAAGCGCTACTACGAAGGCGACGAGGCGCACCTGCTGCCCCGCGCCATCGGCTCCAAGGCGGCGTTCAAGAACGCCATGACCCTGGACATCGCCATGGGCGGCTCCACCAATACCATCCTACACCTACTGGCCGCCGCCCAGGAGGCGGAGATCGATTTCACTCTGGCCGACATCGACCGACTGTCGCGTGAAGTGCCGCAGCTGTGCAAGGTGGCACCCAACACCCAGAAGTACCATATCGAGGACGTGCATCGCGCCGGCGGGATCATGGCGATCCTCGGCGAGCTCGACCGCGCCGGCGTGCTGGATACCCGTGTGCCCACCGTCTACGGTGACAGTCTCAAGGCCGCGCTGGACGAGTGGGACATCATGCGCAGCCCCTCGCCCGACGTGGTGGAGTTCTTCAAGGCCGGCCCTGGCGGGGTACCGACCCAGGTGGCGTTTTCCCAGAGCGCGCGCTGGCCGAGCCTCGACGGTGATCGCGCGAGCGGCTGCATCCGCGACCTCGAGCACGCCTTCTCGAAGGAGGGTGGCCTGGCGGTGCTCTATGGCAACATCGCCGTGGACGGCTGCGTGGTGAAGACCGCCGGGGTCGACGAATCCATCCTGGTCTTCGAGGGGCCGGCCCATGTGGTCGAATCGCAGGATCAGGCAGTAGAGCACGTCCTCGCCGGCCAGGTGAAGGAGGGCGAGGTCGTCGTCATTCGCTATGAAGGGCCGAAGGGCGGGCCGGGCATGCAGGAGATGCTCTATCCCACCTCATATCTCAAGTCGAAGGGGCTGGGCAAGGCCTGCGCGCTGCTCACCGACGGCCGCTTCTCCGGCGGGACTTCGGGGCTTTCCATCGGCCATGTCTCGCCAGAGGCGGCAGCGGGCGGGGCCATTGGCCTGGTGCGGTCGGGTGATATCATTCGCATCGACATTCCCAACCGGCGCATCGACGTCAAGCTCTCCGACAGTGAGCTGGCGGCGCGCCGCGAAGCCGAAGAAGCGCGCGGCAGTCAGGCCTGGAAACCCAGCATTCAGCGCGTGCGCAAGGTCTCGGCGGCGCTCAAAGCCTATGCACTGCTGGCCACTTCCGCCGACAAGGGAGCGGTGCGCGACCTCTCCAAACTCGACTGA
- a CDS encoding TRAP transporter permease gives MPSTFSSPAADSAAGNGLSRTHSVWVLLGAVTVVFHLGLIFYGLAPALVSRPIHMALALPWILIHAAKTPFERWSGWLLTLLGIAACGYIAFNEEALAGQYGFIDTHFQMLVGAFLIVLALETARRAIGWPLPLVTLAALLYGLFGNLMPGQFGHPGLPVQSFVGTLTIAEGGLWGKLTGVSVGVVAIFVIFGAVLNAGEAGRGFMNMASAVAGRLTGGAAKVAVISSALMGSISGSASANVASTGAITIPSMVRLGYPRALAGGVEAVASSGGQIMPPLMGAGAFVMVELTGTPYTQIMAAALLPAILYFVTVWMGINAYATRHDLRPMAASDQPGGKEVAITSLFFAVPFVLLLERIFLGGYTPQYAASIAIFAGMLLLFFDVTLTFSLRGFASRLAEAVVTAGRQVAVIGAIIICASLVIGVLSLTGLGVKITSGILSLSNEMLWPALLLTALACLVLGMEVPTTAAYVICVSVAGPALTELGLEPLLAHLFVFWYALLSTITPPVCGGVFIAAGMVGESWLKVAFKAMALGIGLYLIPLAMVANPDVIRLAFDPVWAVFDGLKIALGLVAISYGVIAKRSVLLRVGLVVVGALVIFAI, from the coding sequence ATGCCATCGACATTCTCTTCTCCGGCGGCCGATTCGGCCGCCGGAAACGGTCTATCGCGCACACATTCCGTCTGGGTACTTCTGGGCGCGGTCACGGTCGTCTTCCATCTTGGGTTGATTTTCTATGGGCTGGCACCGGCACTGGTGAGTCGGCCGATCCACATGGCGCTGGCATTGCCGTGGATACTGATACACGCCGCGAAAACGCCCTTTGAGCGCTGGAGCGGCTGGCTGTTGACCTTGCTGGGCATTGCCGCCTGCGGTTACATCGCTTTCAACGAGGAGGCGCTGGCAGGCCAGTACGGTTTCATCGATACGCACTTCCAGATGCTCGTCGGTGCGTTCCTGATCGTGCTGGCGCTGGAAACGGCACGTCGTGCTATCGGTTGGCCTTTGCCGCTGGTGACACTGGCGGCATTGCTCTATGGGCTATTCGGCAATCTTATGCCCGGCCAGTTCGGCCACCCCGGGCTGCCGGTTCAGAGCTTCGTGGGAACCCTGACCATCGCCGAAGGTGGCCTGTGGGGCAAGCTGACCGGAGTCAGCGTCGGGGTGGTGGCGATCTTCGTCATCTTTGGTGCAGTGCTCAACGCCGGTGAGGCGGGGCGCGGCTTCATGAACATGGCCAGCGCTGTCGCCGGGCGCCTGACCGGCGGTGCAGCCAAGGTGGCGGTGATCTCCTCGGCCCTGATGGGCTCGATCTCGGGTTCGGCTTCCGCCAACGTAGCCTCTACCGGCGCCATCACCATTCCTTCCATGGTGAGGCTGGGTTATCCGCGCGCGCTGGCCGGAGGCGTCGAAGCGGTGGCTTCTTCGGGCGGTCAGATCATGCCACCGCTGATGGGAGCCGGGGCGTTCGTCATGGTCGAACTGACCGGTACGCCTTACACGCAGATCATGGCCGCCGCACTGCTGCCGGCGATACTCTACTTCGTCACCGTATGGATGGGCATCAATGCCTATGCCACTCGCCACGACCTGCGTCCGATGGCGGCAAGCGATCAGCCGGGCGGCAAGGAGGTGGCGATAACCTCGCTATTTTTCGCCGTACCTTTTGTGCTACTGCTGGAACGCATCTTTCTCGGCGGCTATACCCCGCAGTATGCAGCCAGTATTGCCATCTTCGCCGGCATGCTGCTGCTGTTCTTTGACGTAACCCTTACCTTCTCCCTGCGTGGCTTCGCCTCTCGCTTGGCTGAGGCAGTGGTCACTGCAGGGCGCCAAGTGGCGGTGATCGGTGCCATCATCATTTGTGCCTCTCTGGTGATCGGCGTGCTCTCGCTGACCGGGCTCGGCGTCAAGATCACCTCGGGTATCCTGTCGCTGTCGAACGAGATGCTGTGGCCGGCACTGCTGCTCACCGCGCTCGCCTGTCTGGTACTGGGCATGGAGGTGCCTACCACCGCCGCCTATGTGATCTGTGTCTCGGTGGCCGGACCCGCGCTCACCGAGCTCGGCCTCGAACCGCTGCTGGCTCACCTGTTCGTGTTCTGGTACGCCTTGCTTTCGACCATAACGCCGCCCGTTTGTGGCGGCGTGTTTATCGCCGCCGGCATGGTGGGCGAGAGCTGGCTCAAGGTGGCGTTCAAGGCCATGGCGCTGGGCATCGGACTCTACCTCATTCCATTGGCGATGGTTGCCAACCCGGACGTGATCCGTCTGGCCTTCGATCCGGTCTGGGCAGTCTTCGATGGGCTCAAGATTGCGCTGGGCCTGGTTGCCATCTCCTACGGTGTCATCGCCAAGCGCTCGGTACTGCTGCGAGTGGGGTTGGTTGTGGTGGGTGCGCTGGTGATCTTCGCCATCTAG
- a CDS encoding TAXI family TRAP transporter solute-binding subunit: MSHRKPAFPRALLVSATAVVLGASALFAQAETRVTYKSASAGTAYYQMGVELSEAIRRGTDGEVVLTLEESQGSVQNVMEVMARQGNYVFTTPPGLVELAMAGKGPFAERQSPRFEEIRGLFPIPAITMHFVVAGDEGVIDFEDLEGKHILIGRGTFGAREAERYLELFDLLDKVEVADAEIGSGPDALKNGQIDAFVTASSFPTPNVIETAASMPISLVSLTDEQIEQSGAARQTIPAGTYSGVDEDVETTSLPVIAYTTSGMDEETAYTLTKTFWERREAMAEESPWWGSITHDMIGNIAGSLHPGALRYYDEADIEIPDDLR; encoded by the coding sequence ATGTCACACCGTAAGCCCGCTTTTCCTCGTGCCCTGCTGGTATCGGCAACCGCAGTAGTGCTGGGGGCAAGTGCACTTTTCGCTCAGGCCGAGACCCGTGTCACCTACAAGTCCGCCTCTGCAGGGACCGCCTATTACCAGATGGGAGTCGAGCTATCCGAGGCTATCCGTCGGGGAACCGACGGCGAGGTGGTATTGACGCTGGAGGAGAGCCAAGGCTCGGTTCAAAACGTCATGGAGGTGATGGCACGCCAGGGCAACTATGTATTCACCACACCTCCGGGTCTGGTCGAGCTGGCAATGGCCGGCAAAGGTCCCTTCGCTGAGCGCCAAAGCCCGCGCTTCGAGGAGATTCGCGGCTTGTTCCCGATTCCTGCCATCACCATGCACTTCGTGGTGGCTGGCGACGAGGGCGTGATCGATTTCGAGGATCTCGAGGGCAAGCACATCCTGATCGGCCGCGGCACCTTCGGTGCTCGCGAGGCCGAACGCTATCTTGAGCTGTTCGACTTGCTGGACAAGGTGGAGGTGGCCGATGCCGAGATCGGCAGCGGTCCCGATGCGCTGAAGAACGGCCAGATCGATGCCTTCGTCACGGCAAGCTCGTTTCCCACGCCCAACGTGATCGAGACTGCCGCCAGCATGCCGATCAGCCTGGTCAGCCTCACCGACGAGCAGATCGAACAGTCCGGCGCAGCGCGCCAGACCATTCCCGCCGGCACTTATTCCGGTGTTGACGAAGATGTGGAAACCACTTCTTTACCAGTGATCGCTTACACCACCTCCGGCATGGATGAGGAGACCGCCTACACCCTGACCAAGACGTTCTGGGAGCGTCGCGAGGCCATGGCCGAGGAATCTCCCTGGTGGGGCAGTATCACCCACGACATGATCGGCAACATCGCCGGTAGCCTGCATCCGGGTGCCTTGCGCTACTACGACGAAGCCGATATCGAGATTCCCGACGACTTGCGTTAA
- a CDS encoding SDR family NAD(P)-dependent oxidoreductase, translating to MRIAAILGGAGGIGSSIAEALLAGGDFVYLLDREPTQDKAATLVARWPESCAFIACDLHSPDDIATAFARIEAHGAGLDVCINAAGVIQRERFVEVSPTALGEILAVNVSGTYLALQAAARLMIATGGGHIVIVSSAHGLRTTAERSAYAMCKGAMLALGRALAVELASHGILVNAVAPGPVSTGMQDTESQSRRRWQAATPLGRVAEADEVARAVVFLASAENTFITGDTLMVDGGANVAM from the coding sequence ATGCGAATTGCAGCCATATTGGGCGGCGCGGGGGGAATCGGTAGCAGTATTGCCGAAGCGCTGCTCGCAGGAGGGGATTTTGTTTACCTGCTGGATCGCGAGCCGACACAAGACAAGGCCGCTACCCTCGTGGCCCGCTGGCCAGAGAGCTGCGCCTTCATTGCTTGCGACCTGCACAGCCCCGACGACATCGCGACGGCTTTCGCCCGCATCGAGGCGCATGGCGCCGGGCTGGACGTCTGCATCAACGCCGCCGGCGTGATCCAAAGGGAGCGCTTTGTCGAGGTTTCACCGACGGCGCTCGGCGAGATATTGGCGGTCAACGTAAGCGGCACCTATCTGGCGTTGCAGGCCGCCGCACGGTTGATGATTGCCACCGGTGGCGGTCATATCGTTATCGTCTCATCGGCCCATGGCCTGCGTACCACGGCCGAGCGCTCTGCCTATGCCATGTGCAAGGGCGCCATGCTGGCGCTTGGCCGGGCGCTGGCGGTGGAGCTCGCCTCCCATGGCATCCTGGTCAATGCCGTGGCGCCCGGGCCGGTCAGCACCGGCATGCAGGATACCGAATCGCAATCGCGCCGCCGCTGGCAGGCAGCGACGCCGCTGGGTCGGGTCGCCGAAGCTGATGAAGTGGCTCGGGCGGTGGTTTTTCTCGCTTCCGCCGAGAACACCTTCATCACGGGCGACACCTTGATGGTAGACGGCGGCGCCAACGTCGCCATGTAG
- the lon gene encoding endopeptidase La has translation MSEHDQDEQNWQQARRDSDEMLGSDGEVDEVANAVIPASDYLPERIYLLPIHNRPFFPAQVQPLVINRERWEETMRRVGNTPHQTLGVAFVGDKAVDELGHDHFPEIGTAVKVHKLHGEEGQLQFIAQGLRRFRVQRWLSKEPPFLVEVSYPREPVKADEDETRAYAMAIINGIKELLPINPLYGEELKHYLNRFSPHEPGPLTDFAAAITSAKGRELQAVLETLPVQARMEKVLPLLRKEIDVAQLQTEISEQVNAQMQERQREFFLREQLKVIQRELGISKDDRENDVDTFRDRLEGLTVPPKVLTRIEEELDKLSVLETGSPEYGTTRNYLDWLTAMPWGVRSQDQLDLGHARTVLDRDHDGLKDVKERIIEFLAEGTFKGDVGGSILLLVGPPGVGKTSVGRSIAEALGREFYRFSVGGMRDEAEIKGHRRTYIGAMPGKLVQALKEVEVENPVIMLDEIDKLGKSFQGDPASALLEVLDPEQNVDFLDHYLDVRLDLSKVLFVCTANTLDSIPGPLLDRMEQIRLSGYIAEEKVAIAKHHLWPKLLERDNIPKRRINLTDAALRQVIEGYAREAGVRQLEKQLHSIVRKSAVKLLEGDQESVRISVKNLEEFLGAPLFRQEQVLKGEGVVTGLAWTSMGGATLPIEAGKVHSLTRGFKLTGKLGEVMQESANIAYSYTLGHLAEYGVDADFFDSAFVHLHVPEGATPKDGPSAGVTMTTALLSLGRHQGIDRPLAMTGELTLTGQVLPVGGIREKIIAARRSRIFEVILPEANRRDYDELPDFLKEGMTVHFAKRYRDVAKVTFGI, from the coding sequence ATGAGCGAGCATGATCAGGACGAACAGAACTGGCAGCAGGCGAGGAGGGATTCCGACGAGATGCTGGGTTCCGATGGTGAGGTGGACGAGGTCGCCAATGCCGTCATTCCGGCCAGCGACTACCTGCCAGAGCGCATCTATCTGCTGCCGATCCACAACCGCCCCTTCTTTCCCGCCCAGGTCCAGCCGCTGGTCATCAACCGTGAACGCTGGGAAGAAACCATGCGCCGGGTCGGCAACACGCCTCACCAGACGCTGGGCGTGGCCTTCGTCGGCGACAAGGCGGTGGACGAGCTCGGTCATGATCACTTTCCCGAGATCGGTACGGCGGTCAAGGTACACAAGTTGCACGGCGAGGAGGGGCAGTTGCAATTCATTGCCCAAGGCCTGCGCCGCTTCCGTGTACAGCGCTGGCTGTCGAAGGAGCCCCCCTTTCTGGTCGAGGTCAGCTACCCGCGTGAGCCGGTCAAGGCCGACGAGGACGAGACCCGTGCCTATGCCATGGCGATCATCAATGGCATCAAGGAGCTGCTGCCGATCAACCCGCTCTATGGCGAGGAACTCAAGCACTATCTCAATCGCTTCAGCCCACACGAGCCGGGGCCGCTGACCGACTTCGCCGCTGCCATTACCTCGGCCAAGGGGCGCGAGCTGCAGGCCGTGCTCGAGACCCTGCCGGTACAGGCGCGCATGGAGAAGGTGTTGCCGCTGCTGCGCAAGGAGATCGACGTCGCCCAGCTGCAGACCGAGATCAGCGAGCAGGTCAACGCTCAGATGCAGGAGCGCCAGCGCGAGTTCTTCCTGCGTGAGCAGCTCAAGGTCATCCAGCGCGAGCTGGGCATCTCCAAGGACGACCGCGAGAACGACGTCGATACCTTCCGCGACCGTCTCGAAGGCCTGACCGTGCCGCCCAAGGTACTGACCCGCATCGAGGAGGAGCTCGACAAGCTCTCGGTCCTGGAAACCGGTTCGCCGGAATACGGCACCACCCGCAACTACCTCGACTGGCTCACCGCGATGCCATGGGGCGTGCGCAGCCAGGATCAGCTCGACCTGGGGCATGCCCGGACGGTGCTCGACCGCGACCACGACGGCCTCAAGGACGTCAAGGAGCGCATCATCGAGTTCCTCGCCGAAGGCACCTTCAAGGGCGACGTGGGCGGCTCGATCCTGCTGCTGGTGGGCCCGCCCGGGGTGGGCAAGACCTCGGTCGGTCGCTCCATCGCCGAGGCGCTGGGGCGGGAGTTCTACCGCTTCTCGGTAGGTGGCATGCGTGACGAGGCCGAGATCAAGGGCCACCGTCGAACCTACATCGGTGCCATGCCGGGCAAGCTGGTACAGGCGCTCAAGGAGGTCGAGGTCGAGAACCCGGTGATCATGCTCGACGAAATCGACAAGCTGGGGAAGTCGTTCCAGGGCGACCCGGCCTCGGCACTGCTCGAGGTGCTCGACCCCGAGCAGAACGTCGATTTTCTCGATCACTATCTCGACGTGCGCCTGGACCTCTCCAAGGTACTGTTCGTGTGTACCGCCAACACCCTCGACTCGATTCCCGGGCCGCTGCTCGACCGCATGGAGCAGATCCGTCTGTCCGGCTATATCGCCGAGGAGAAGGTGGCGATTGCCAAGCACCACCTGTGGCCCAAGCTGCTCGAGCGCGACAATATCCCGAAGCGGCGTATCAACCTCACCGATGCGGCGCTGCGCCAGGTAATCGAGGGCTACGCCCGAGAGGCCGGCGTACGTCAGCTCGAGAAACAGCTGCACAGCATCGTGCGCAAGTCGGCCGTCAAGCTTCTCGAAGGCGATCAGGAGTCGGTGCGCATTTCGGTCAAGAACCTGGAGGAGTTTCTCGGAGCCCCGTTGTTCCGCCAGGAGCAGGTACTCAAGGGCGAAGGGGTGGTCACTGGCCTGGCCTGGACCTCGATGGGAGGAGCCACCTTGCCTATCGAGGCGGGCAAGGTGCACTCGCTGACCCGAGGCTTCAAGCTCACCGGCAAGCTCGGTGAAGTGATGCAGGAGTCGGCCAACATCGCCTACAGCTACACGCTCGGCCATCTCGCCGAGTATGGCGTCGACGCTGATTTCTTCGACTCCGCCTTTGTCCACCTGCACGTACCGGAGGGTGCCACGCCCAAGGATGGCCCCTCGGCAGGCGTGACCATGACCACGGCGCTGCTGTCGCTGGGGCGGCACCAGGGCATCGACCGACCGCTGGCGATGACCGGCGAGCTGACGCTGACCGGCCAGGTACTACCGGTGGGCGGCATCCGCGAGAAGATCATCGCCGCCCGGCGCAGCAGGATCTTCGAGGTTATCCTGCCCGAGGCCAACCGGCGAGACTACGATGAGCTGCCCGATTTCCTCAAGGAGGGCATGACGGTGCACTTCGCTAAGCGTTATCGCGACGTGGCGAAGGTGACGTTCGGCATTTGA
- a CDS encoding DUF945 family protein, with protein MRKERLIVPLLVVLLLAWLTGQAISSWLFEREMQRTLTDLEARGELDIERVDVEQGWLSSTGRIHLAPLFGQQWQLELTYRARHGVLSTHLNGEAMLHRGPDGTQPFGGSLVSSPPQWEASYHTLNGTLEGRIRLSPLRITQQERELTFEGGRLRFSGEQGNWRLRAQLDSWTLSDGAARLEIGPATLNSQYAYTEGAHAFTQEDRLQIESLSWQQPQLKLDAHGIRLANRIALDDEELRMKLELDLGEIRTAEQILLVGQMEAELSRLNADAIRNTMSRLRELAAGSRHGNGHDALLADLEPFLLATLQDSPRLDLQRLELDSPMLGLSARVDGSLFFDGRRLEELSLVDLEKPAVKERWRQRLDGDFTWHELPTVVALWLGLPLDTRTLEIDIGRGQVRVNGRPLPPLWR; from the coding sequence ATGCGCAAGGAACGGCTCATCGTCCCGCTGCTGGTCGTACTGCTGCTCGCCTGGCTGACCGGACAGGCGATCTCTAGCTGGCTGTTCGAGCGTGAGATGCAGCGAACGCTCACTGACCTGGAAGCGCGTGGGGAACTCGACATCGAGCGCGTGGACGTGGAGCAGGGCTGGTTGTCTTCCACTGGACGCATCCACCTGGCGCCGCTGTTCGGCCAGCAATGGCAGTTGGAGCTGACCTATCGTGCCCGTCATGGGGTGCTCAGCACCCATCTCAACGGCGAGGCGATGCTGCACCGTGGCCCCGACGGCACGCAGCCGTTCGGTGGTTCACTGGTATCTTCTCCCCCCCAATGGGAAGCCAGCTACCACACCCTGAACGGTACACTAGAGGGCAGGATCCGGCTCTCTCCCTTGCGTATCACCCAGCAGGAGCGTGAACTCACCTTCGAAGGCGGGCGCTTGCGCTTCAGTGGCGAGCAGGGTAACTGGCGGCTGCGTGCGCAGCTCGACTCATGGACGCTCAGTGACGGTGCCGCTCGGCTGGAAATCGGCCCCGCCACGCTCAATAGCCAGTATGCCTATACCGAAGGTGCGCACGCTTTCACCCAAGAAGACCGCCTGCAGATCGAGTCGCTCTCCTGGCAACAGCCACAGCTCAAGCTCGATGCCCATGGCATACGGCTGGCGAATCGTATCGCTCTGGATGACGAGGAGCTTCGCATGAAGCTAGAACTCGATCTGGGCGAAATTCGCACGGCAGAGCAAATATTGTTGGTCGGGCAGATGGAAGCCGAGTTGTCGCGCCTCAATGCCGATGCGATACGCAACACCATGTCGCGGCTGCGCGAGCTGGCCGCCGGCAGTCGGCACGGCAACGGACACGATGCGTTGCTGGCCGATCTAGAACCCTTCCTGCTGGCGACACTGCAGGACTCGCCGCGCCTCGATCTGCAGCGCCTCGAACTGGACAGCCCGATGCTGGGGCTCTCCGCCCGGGTCGATGGCTCGCTGTTCTTCGATGGTCGCCGGCTGGAAGAGCTCAGCCTGGTCGATCTCGAAAAGCCCGCGGTCAAGGAACGCTGGCGGCAGCGCCTCGATGGCGACTTCACCTGGCATGAGTTGCCCACTGTGGTTGCACTCTGGCTCGGCTTGCCATTGGATACCCGCACGCTGGAGATCGACATCGGACGAGGCCAGGTCCGCGTCAACGGCCGCCCACTGCCTCCCCTGTGGCGCTAG
- a CDS encoding phosphatidylglycerophosphatase A family protein, which produces MNRCPQSVWRRPVHFFAFGLGSGGVPWAPGTFGTLAAIPFYWLLSELPLGWYLSLVTVSFVVGVWLCDKTSRDLGVHDHSGIVWDEFVGYWITMAAVPFSWEAALWGFVLFRIFDVFKPWPIRWADRRVAGGFGIMIDDVLAAIYAWSTMHLWLWLH; this is translated from the coding sequence ATGAATCGCTGCCCTCAAAGCGTCTGGCGTCGCCCCGTCCACTTCTTTGCCTTCGGCCTTGGGAGCGGCGGTGTGCCCTGGGCGCCGGGCACTTTCGGCACCCTGGCGGCGATTCCTTTCTATTGGCTGCTGTCCGAGCTGCCACTGGGCTGGTATCTGTCACTGGTGACCGTCTCCTTCGTCGTGGGAGTCTGGCTGTGCGACAAGACATCGCGCGATCTCGGGGTCCACGATCACTCCGGTATCGTATGGGACGAGTTCGTCGGCTACTGGATCACCATGGCCGCCGTGCCGTTCTCCTGGGAGGCGGCGCTATGGGGGTTCGTGCTGTTCCGTATCTTCGACGTCTTCAAGCCCTGGCCGATCCGCTGGGCCGATCGACGCGTGGCGGGTGGGTTCGGCATCATGATCGATGACGTTCTCGCCGCCATTTACGCCTGGAGCACGATGCACCTCTGGCTCTGGTTGCATTAA